From the genome of Gavia stellata isolate bGavSte3 chromosome 3, bGavSte3.hap2, whole genome shotgun sequence, one region includes:
- the PENK gene encoding LOW QUALITY PROTEIN: proenkephalin-A (The sequence of the model RefSeq protein was modified relative to this genomic sequence to represent the inferred CDS: inserted 3 bases in 2 codons): MSHPRPPPVKTSPGNFPGAGPPLPPTAGAPPASQAPSESLTAGQRRRGGCRRCCVSGSPTAIGGGRALPAFTNYKVPPPPAPAXAPQRRARPRQRGLGSARLGSARLGSARLGSAPPAAPPPGFLQRLLGLATNNSGSDAEAPARRSSXARATPGSPERSLPMALLLRLGCSLLALSTCLLPRARADCGRDCAACAYRLGPRGGIHPLACTLECEGKLPSAKAWETCKELLQLAKLDLSEDGNVAPGDKQELDENHLLAKKYGGFMKRYGGFMKKMDELYRVEPEDEANGGEILAKRYGGFMKKDSDDNALANSSDLLKELLGTEDNPEAGHYREINENTGDVSKRYGGFMRSVKRSPELEDEAKELQKRYGGFMRRVGRPEWWLDYQKRYGGFLKRFADSILPSEEDGETYSKEVPEMEKRYGGFMRF; the protein is encoded by the exons ATGTCTCatccccgcccgcccccggtGAAAACTTCCCCCGGTAACTTTCCCGGAGCCGGTCCCCCGCTCCCCCCGACGGCAGGGGCACCCCCCGCATCCCAAGCCCCGTCGGAGTCACTGACGGCGGggcagcggcgccggggggGATGTCGTAGGTGCTGCGTCAGCGGGAGCCCGACGGCGATTGGGGGAGGCCGCGCTCTCCCCGCGTTCACTAATTATAAagtgccgccgccgcccgcacccg ccgctccgcagcggcgcgcccggccccggcagcgggggctcggctcggctcggctcggctcggctcggctcggctcggctcggctcggctcggcgccCCCAG CCGCGCCCCCTCCGGGGTTTCTTCAGAGGCTGCTCGGCCTCGCTACAAATAACAGCGGCTCCGACGCCGAGGCTCCAGCAAGGCGCAGCTC CGCCCGAGCAACTCCCGGGAGCCCCGAGAGGAGCCT CCCCATGGCGTTGCTCCTGAGACTCGGCTGCTCGCTGCTGGCCCTCAGcacctgcctgctccccagggcGCGGGCGGACTGCGGCCGCGACTGCGCCGCCTGCGCCTACCGCCTGGGACCCCGCGGCGGCATCCACCCCCTG GCATGTACACTAGAATGTGAAGGAAAGCTGCCTTCTGCCAAAGCCTGGGAGACCTGCAAGGAGCTCCTGCAACTGGCAAAGCTGGATCTTTCTGAGGATGGCAACGTTGCTCCAGGAGACAAGCAAGAGCTGGATGAGAACCATTTGCTTGCAAAGAAGTATGGAGGCTTCATGAAAAGATACGGAGGGTTCATGAAGAAAATGGATGAGCTCTATCGGGTAGAACCGGAAGATGAAGCTAATGGAGGAGAAATCCTGGCTAAGAGGTATGGAGGGTTTATGAAGAAAGACTCAGACGACAATGCCCTTGCTAATTCCTCTGATCTGCTGAAGGAGCTTCTAGGAACAGAGGATAACCCTGAAGCGGGGCACTACCGAGAGATAAATGAAAACACCGGGGATGTCAGCAAAAGATATGGAGGCTTCATGAGAAGCGTAAAGCGCAGCCCTGAATTGGAAGATGAAGCCAAAGAGCTGCAGAAGAGGTACGGTGGTTTCATGAGAAGAGTGGGCAGGCCAGAATGGTGGCTGGATTACCAGAAAAGATACGGTGGGTTTCTTAAGCGCTTCGCCGACTCCATTCTCCCTTCAGAAGAAGATGGGGAAACTTATTCCAAAGAGGTcccagagatggaaaagagaTATGGTGGATTTATGAGATTTTAA